GTTTCAAAGGATTTTTTGGCTTGCTATAACtattttttgtgattaatttttgtttgtggttAAGTTTTGCAGGAAgtatcatttttgtttttttttcagaaatcCGTTATGTGAAGCTACTTTGAGGAAAATAATTTCgtgttttgtttacaaaactgGCTGCACTAGCCACTAAATTTTCATGGCTTTGGCCTtactatttattttttaatgttttttcattGACATCATGCAGCATGTCTTTAGATActttagaaaaagttttacttaTGTACTGCAACAAacatataaataatttttatagtAAATAGGTAACAAATACAAATGTTGTAGGCTTTATGCATCAAGAAtaattttgagaaattttGACACGATTTATCTTTAGCGTCGCATGTGGTTGATAATGTAATAAAACGCCAGCTTGGGGTCCGTGGTAACCAGGTTATGAGttaaattgcacgaagcaCAAAGAAAAGTTCGACACAAGAAACAAAGCATAACGTGCGGCACAAGATAAATAAACGAATATTTTTTAATGGACAAGTTAATACAAGCATAATTTAGCTTTTACCGGTTTTAATGGATGCAGATATTATCTAAATTTGCGATATTTCGGTACCGCACTTGGAAGTCAAAGCTTAGCCTAACCAGGAAACTAgcctaaaaacaaaactatgcTTCGTTAAGTTGAGCAGAAAATCGTGAAAATAAGTATGAATTAAGTAAAGTAAttaacaacttcttcaaaaTGTGTCGCTTGTAAAATGTAGCTTAATTTGGTGACTCCGAAAATGCAGAAATAGTCCTTCAGTAGCCTAAGTGCTGCTTACTGTCTGAAGTTAGTACTAACccaattatatattttatatgctAAAAGTTGTCAATACTGTAATTGGTACCTGCAGGTTTAAACCCAATAAACCAGTAAACTAGCAAAAGCCTATAAAATCTAAACGAATAGCAAAAGATAGGAACTACCAATGATGGAACAGCCTCTAAACATTAATGATGTTTTCGTGAGGAAAGGTCAACTTCCACTGTCTGCTCAAAGTTCTTACTCAGCCATTCCAACAAGCCGTGACGCACCACGTAATTTGACATACTTCAACAACGAGAAGAAGGTTTGAAAACGTCCAAATTGAAGACACAATGTTGATTGCACGAAATTTGAATACTTTTTTGCTTACCACAATTGTttcgttttaaaatgttaacgTTTTAGTGAAATCTGTTTTTCTAGACTAGCGAGGGATCAACATACGACCGCCTATACAACTGGAACGAAGGTTTTAACAACAAACTCCATCGTTGTGACCGGGAACATGCGAAAAGCAGAGGCTTGTG
The Clavelina lepadiformis chromosome 4, kaClaLepa1.1, whole genome shotgun sequence DNA segment above includes these coding regions:
- the LOC143451638 gene encoding cilia- and flagella-associated protein 90-like, whose amino-acid sequence is MMEQPLNINDVFVRKGQLPLSAQSSYSAIPTSRDAPRNLTYFNNEKKTSEGSTYDRLYNWNEGFNNKLHRCDREHAKSRGLCVHHEEFSKPMPTLMSTVYGHKLNMHVDFPDRKHVRIIKTREFLSNNGVTFTPQQSYGNVTPS